A single Blastococcus colisei DNA region contains:
- a CDS encoding dihydroorotase has protein sequence MTYLIKGARPYGGDAADILIEDGRIAAIGENLSAPGAEVVEAVGLIALPGLVDLHTHLREPGREDAETVETGSRAAALGGFTAVHAMANTDPVADTAGVVEQVWRLGQEAALVDVVPVGAVTVGLKGERLAELGAMADSAARVRVFSDDGSCVADPALMRRALEYVKAFDGVVAQHAEEPRLTAGAQMHEGDRSARLGLTGWPAAAEEAIIARDVLLAGHVGARLHVCHVSTAGSVEILRWAKGRGVQVTAEVTPHHLLLTDACAESYDPVFKVNPPLRTDADVQALRAGLADGTIDAVATDHAPHAVEDKESEWAQARPGMLGLEQALSVVVETMVETGLLDWQGVADRMSARPAAIGRLENHGRPLAPGEPANLLLLDPAVRAPVDPATLASRSRNSPYAGRELPGRVVATFLRGTPTVLDGKATR, from the coding sequence ATGACCTACCTGATCAAGGGCGCCCGTCCCTACGGCGGCGACGCCGCCGACATCCTCATCGAGGACGGGCGCATCGCCGCGATCGGCGAGAACCTGTCCGCGCCCGGCGCGGAGGTGGTCGAGGCCGTGGGGCTGATCGCCCTCCCGGGCCTGGTCGACCTGCACACCCACCTGCGCGAGCCGGGCCGCGAGGACGCCGAGACCGTCGAGACCGGCAGCCGGGCTGCCGCGCTGGGCGGGTTCACCGCGGTGCACGCCATGGCCAACACCGACCCGGTCGCCGACACCGCGGGCGTGGTGGAGCAGGTGTGGCGCCTCGGGCAGGAGGCCGCGCTCGTCGACGTCGTCCCGGTCGGGGCGGTGACTGTCGGCCTGAAGGGCGAGCGGCTGGCCGAGCTCGGCGCGATGGCTGACTCGGCCGCCCGGGTCCGGGTCTTCTCCGACGACGGCTCCTGCGTCGCCGACCCGGCGCTCATGCGCCGGGCCCTGGAGTACGTGAAGGCCTTCGACGGTGTCGTCGCCCAGCACGCCGAGGAGCCGCGGCTGACCGCCGGCGCCCAGATGCACGAGGGCGACCGCTCGGCCCGCCTGGGCCTCACGGGGTGGCCGGCGGCCGCCGAGGAGGCGATCATCGCCCGCGACGTGCTGCTGGCCGGTCACGTCGGCGCCCGGCTGCACGTCTGCCACGTGTCGACGGCCGGGTCGGTGGAGATCCTGCGCTGGGCCAAGGGCCGCGGCGTGCAGGTGACCGCCGAGGTCACCCCGCACCACCTGCTGCTCACCGACGCCTGCGCGGAGAGCTACGACCCGGTCTTCAAGGTCAACCCGCCGTTGCGCACCGACGCCGATGTGCAGGCGCTCCGGGCCGGACTCGCGGACGGCACGATCGACGCCGTCGCGACCGATCACGCCCCGCACGCGGTGGAGGACAAGGAGAGCGAGTGGGCGCAGGCCCGGCCCGGGATGCTCGGCCTGGAGCAGGCGCTGTCGGTCGTCGTCGAGACGATGGTCGAGACCGGGCTGCTCGACTGGCAGGGCGTCGCCGACCGCATGTCTGCCCGCCCGGCGGCGATCGGCCGCCTGGAGAACCACGGCCGCCCGCTGGCCCCCGGCGAGCCGGCCAATCTGCTGCTGCTGGATCCAGCGGTCCGGGCTCCCGTCGACCCGGCCACCCTGGCCAGCCGCAGCCGCAACAGCCCCTATGCCGGCCGGGAGCTCCCGGGCCGGGTGGTCGCGACGTTCCTGCGGGGGACGCCGACCGTTCTGGACGGAAAGGCGACACGGTGA
- a CDS encoding aspartate carbamoyltransferase catalytic subunit: MKRHLLESADLDRADATMVLDTAAQIDQALAGREVKKLPTLRGRTVVNLFYEDSTRTRISFELAAKRLSADVINFSAKGSSVSKGESLKDTALTLEAMGSDAIVVRHGASGAPHRLAHWVRGSVVNAGDGTHEHPTQALLDAYTIRQRLGRLEGVRVALVGDVLHSRVARSNVWLLRTLGAEVTVVAPPTLLPVGIGSWPVEVSYDLDAVLPKADVVMMLRVQAERMNASYFPSAREYSRRYGLDGRRMAALSDDAIVMHPGPMNRGMEIAAEVADSVRSTIVEQVGNGVSVRMAVLYLLLGGNEPA, encoded by the coding sequence TCGACCAGGCGCTGGCCGGCCGCGAGGTCAAGAAGCTCCCCACCCTGCGCGGGCGCACCGTGGTCAACCTGTTCTACGAGGACTCCACCCGCACCCGGATCTCCTTCGAGCTGGCCGCCAAGCGGCTCTCGGCCGACGTCATCAACTTCTCCGCGAAGGGCAGCAGCGTCTCCAAGGGCGAGAGCCTCAAGGACACCGCGCTCACCCTCGAGGCAATGGGTAGCGACGCGATCGTGGTCCGGCACGGCGCCTCCGGCGCGCCGCACCGGCTGGCCCACTGGGTCCGCGGCAGCGTCGTGAACGCCGGTGACGGCACCCACGAGCACCCCACCCAGGCGCTGCTGGACGCGTACACGATCCGGCAGCGGCTCGGCCGGCTCGAGGGCGTGCGGGTGGCCCTGGTCGGCGACGTGCTGCACAGCCGGGTGGCCCGCTCGAACGTCTGGTTGCTGCGCACGCTCGGGGCCGAGGTCACCGTCGTCGCCCCGCCGACGCTGCTCCCGGTCGGCATCGGCAGCTGGCCGGTCGAGGTCAGCTACGACCTGGACGCCGTCCTGCCGAAGGCCGACGTGGTGATGATGCTGCGGGTCCAGGCCGAGCGGATGAACGCCTCGTACTTCCCGAGCGCCCGCGAGTACAGCCGCCGCTACGGCCTCGACGGCCGGCGGATGGCCGCGCTGTCCGACGACGCGATCGTGATGCATCCCGGCCCGATGAACCGCGGGATGGAGATCGCCGCCGAGGTGGCCGACTCCGTCCGCTCCACGATCGTCGAGCAGGTCGGCAACGGGGTCTCCGTACGCATGGCCGTCCTGTACCTGCTGCTCGGGGGGAACGAACCCGCATGA